Proteins encoded within one genomic window of Arachis ipaensis cultivar K30076 chromosome B08, Araip1.1, whole genome shotgun sequence:
- the LOC107611749 gene encoding uncharacterized protein LOC107611749 — protein MSSGIPEALQNRWDAVAACLPDKTSAQIQERFQKLITHINLIHKSYINLHHTSIAPAAPHNMPAPPTTLERNPLSLPGTSEQNQPVNTNIIEHQLYLRLVIEETQVIGLKKSMRTVPSFEFANRWRICLQKTTEAKVGVYMRRDETGFDVI, from the exons ATGTCTTCCGGAATTCCGGAAGCTCTACAGAATCGGTGGGATGCTGTGGCTGCTTGTCTCCCCGACAAGACCTCCGCGCAGATACAGGAACGCTTCCAGAAGCTCATCACCCACATCAATCTCATCCATAAATCTTATATCAATCTACATCACACCTCTATTGCACCTGCTGCACCTCACAACATGCCTGCACCTCCCACCACATTGGAACGCAATCCACTCTCCCTCCCCGGAACAAGTGAACAAAACCAACCTGTCAACACCAACATAATCGAACACCAACTTTACCTGAGACTAGTGATAGAAGAAACACAGGTCATTGGACTCAAGAAGAGCATGA gaACTGTGCCATCATTTGAGTTTGCTAATCGATGGAGAATTTGTTTACAGAAGACTACTGAA GCAAAAGTAGGGGTGTACATGCGTCGGGATGAAACGGGGTTTGATGTGATCTAG
- the LOC107614485 gene encoding MACPF domain-containing protein At4g24290 isoform X2 → MALWKGMDSREAIEGAVKSIGLGYDLCNSLRLRHCKKQRLITGIEENDEHDELRSVEVARRVLIPNVPKSIKCDKGDRTRLCSDVLSFQQMSEQFNQDLSLSGKIPTGHFNDAFEFTGVWQKDAANTKTLAFDGVSITLCDIALEKTQVVLQDYVKNAVPSSWDPAALARFIEKYGTHVIVGVKVGGTDIIFAKQQYSSTLQPADVQKKLKEIADKFFSDGVGHYSTNNENELPLMNIRSRSYSELEVQDIKFLCRRKGGSGKNNLSHKEWCQSVLSQPDVISMSFIPITSLLNGINGSGFLTHAINLYLRYKPQVEELHQFLEFQLPRQWAPVFGELALGPERKPKSTASLQFSFMGPKLHVNTAMVDVGKKPVTGLRLYLEGKRSNHLAIHLQHLSSMPKTFQLQDDLDGNVSDHSAERKYYEKVQWKSFSHVCTAPVESYEDNSVVTGAHLEVRETGLKKVLFLKLHFSRVIRATRVKAPEWEGSPGLNQKSGIVSTLISTHFSTVQKPAPPRPSDVIVNSALYPGGPPVPTQMPKLLKFVDTTEMTRGPQDPPGYWVVSGARLLVEKGKISLKVKYSLLTVILPDEETPSY, encoded by the exons ATGGCTTTGTGGAAGGGTATGGATTCAAGAGAAGCCATAGAAGGTGCTGTGAAATCAATAGGGCTGGGTTACGATCTTTGCAACTCTTTGAGGCTAAGACACTGCAAGAAGCAGAGATTGATAACAGGCATTGAAGAAAATGATGAACACGATGAGCTTCGAAGTGTTGAGGTTGCTCGTCGTGTTTTAATTCCAAATGTTCCGAAATCAATCAAGTGTGATAAAGGTGACCGCACCAGATTGTGTTCCGATGTTCTCTCTTTTCAGCAG ATGTCAGAGCAGTTCAACCAAGATCTGTCACTTTCTGGTAAAATTCCGACCGGCCATTTCAATGATGCTTTTGAGTTTACAGGTGTTTGGCAGAAAGATGCAGCAAATACAAAAACTCTTGCTTTTGATGGTGTCTCCATCACACTATGTGATATAGCACTTGAGAAAACCCAGGTTGTTCTTCAAGATTATGTAAAAAATGCAGTCCCTTCATCCTGGGATCCGGCTGCATTGGCGAG GTTCATTGAGAAGTATGGAACCCATGTTATAGTTGGCGTGAAAGTAGGTGGAACGGATATAATCTTCGCGAAGCAGCAGTACTCGTCTACTCTCCAACCAGCTGATGTACAGAAAAAATTGAAGGAGATAGCAGACAAGTTTTTCAGTGATGGAGTTGGACATTATAGCACAAATAAT GAGAATGAGTTACCTCTCATGAACATTCGATCTCGTTCGTACTCCGAATTAGAG GTGCAAGATATAAAGTTCTTGTGCAGGAGGAAAGGTGGAAGTGGGAAAAATAACTTGTCCCATAAGGAATGGTGTCAAAGTGTTTTATCTCAGCCTGATGTTATCTCAATGTCATTCATACCAATTACATCTCTACTTAATGGAATAAATGGGAGTGGATTTTTAACACATGCCATTAATCTATATCTTCGGT ATAAACCACAAGTTGAAGAACTGCATCAATTTCTAGAGTTCCAACTTCCAAGGCAATGGGCCCCTGTATTTGGTGAGCTTGCTCTTGGTCCTGAAAGGAAGCCAAAATCTACTGCATCTTTGCAATTCAGTTTCATGGGTCCAAAGCTTCATGTAAACACAGCAATG GTTGATGTTGGCAAGAAGCCTGTGACCGGCCTTAGATTGTATTTAGAAGGAAAGAGAAGCAACCACTTGGCTATCCACTTGCAGCACCTTTCCTCCATGCCAAAGACCTTCCAACTTCAAGATGATCTCGATGGGAATGTATCCGATCACTCTGCGGAACGCAAGTACTATGAGAAGGTCCAGTGGAAGAGTTTCTCGCATGTTTGCACGGCCCCTGTCGAATCCTATGAAGACAATTCGGTAGTGACCGGAGCACATTTAGAAGTTAGAGAGACTGGTTTGAAGAAAGTTCTGTTCCTAAAGCTCCATTTCTCTAGAGTTATCAGAGCAACGCGCGTGAAAGCTCCAGAGTGGGAAGGATCTCCTGGTTTGAATCAGAAATCCGGAATAGTCTCTACTTTGATCAGTACTCATTTCTCAACCGTGCAAAAGCCGGCGCCACCACGACCGTCTGATGTAATAGTTAACTCTGCATTGTATCCTGGCGGCCCTCCAGTGCCTACGCAGATGCCAAAGCTTCTGAAGTTTGTTGACACAACAGAAATGACAAGAGGGCCACAAGACCCCCCTGGATACTGGGTTGTGTCTGGTGCAAGGCTTCTAGTGGAGAAGGGTAAAATATCACTCAAAGTGAAATATTCTCTTCTGACTGTGATATTACCTGATGAAGAGACTCCAAGTTATTGA
- the LOC107611747 gene encoding putative glycine-rich cell wall structural protein 1: MCGSRRRLDSKTEETVADCVVVGDSVERRGAGKLCSAVVGSERVEGIVNEGLKTSSDGSGGAPLDNGGDGGVDSGAFDGGAGGSPLDEGTAGVGGGSCGIGGAPLDEGNSGGGVSSNSFNGEECSGGGRALLEMGGGGGGHARMMVVKVVELVGIGKGRYRGSSCVEGIWRGEGGGIVGTPYFEKGGGGGGGGGGGVNDDAGELERETTFDNSPTTVTDE; the protein is encoded by the exons ATGTGTGGCTCACGCAGAAGACTGGACTCTAAAACAGAAGAAACAGTGGCGGATTGTGTGGTCGTCGGAGACAGCGTAGAACGGCGAGGTGCCGGAAAATTGTGTAGTGCAGTGGTTGGCTCAGAAAGAGTGGAAGGAATAGTGAATGAAGGACTGAAAA CAAGTAGTGATGGTAGTGGTGGTGCTCCACTTGATAATGGAGGGGATGGTGGTGTTGATAGTGGTGCATTTGATGGAGGAGCAGGTGGTTCTCCACTTGATGAAGGAACTGCTGGTGTTGGTGGAGGAAGTTGTGGTATAGGTGGTGCTCCACTTGATGAAGGAAATAGTGGTGGTGGTGTTTCAAGTAATTCATTTAATGGAGAAGAATGTAGTGGTGGCGGTAGAGCCCTACTTGAAATGGGCGGTGGCGGTGGTGGACAT GCAAGGATGATGGTGGTAAAGGTGGTGGAATTAGTGGGGATCGGCAAGGGAAGATACCGTGGATCTTCTTGTGTAGAAGGAATATGGAGAGGGGAAGGTGGAGGAATTGTTGGAACTCCATATTTTGAaaaaggtggtggtggtggaggaggaggaggtggtggtgttAATGATGATGCTGGTGAATTAGAAAGGGAGACTACATTTGATAATTCTCCAACTACGGTTACGGATGAATAA
- the LOC107614418 gene encoding 60S acidic ribosomal protein P0, producing MAGKVSKAAFDAKMWKLLKEYSQVVVVTTDNVGSNQINGIRRSLKGDSIVVMGKNSMMRRSFTLQAGNNSFLNLTPLLRGNVALIFTKGDMKEVSDGVAKLKVVNPLLMCSKYLSYESYRNCSYMQSGQLPLGLKCCNQQLLQDSEPFLVCSKFTPHQHCLMTRSRQLLAMSVWSPLLLLAGNL from the exons ATGGCGGGAAAAGTGTCGAAGGCAGCATTCGATGCGAAGATGTGGAAGCTCTTGAAGGAGTACAGCCAGGTGGTGGTGGTTACCACCGATAACGTTGGTTCCAACCAAATCAATGGCATACGGAGGAGTTTAAAGGGCGACTCCATTGTCGTTATGGGGAAGAACTCCATGATGAGGCGCTCCTTCACGCTTCAAGCTGGAAACAATTCCTTCCTCAACCTTACTCCTCTTCTTAGG GGAAATGTAGCGTTGATTTTCACCAAAGGAGATATGAAGGAGGTTAGCGACGGGGTTGCTAAGTTGAAG GTTGTTAATCCTCTTCTCATGTGCTCCAAATACTTGTCATATGAATCGTACCGCAATTGTTCTTACATGCAATCTGGACAGTTGCCTTTGGGCCTCAAGTGTTGTAACCAGCAGTTGTTGCAGGATTCTGAACCTTTTTTGGTATGCTCAAAATTCACGCCGCACCAGCATTGTTTAATGACGAGATCAAGACAGCTCTTGGCGATGAGTGTATGGTCTCCTCTTCTCCTTTTGGCTGGTAACTTGTGA
- the LOC107614485 gene encoding MACPF domain-containing protein At4g24290 isoform X1 — MALWKGMDSREAIEGAVKSIGLGYDLCNSLRLRHCKKQRLITGIEENDEHDELRSVEVARRVLIPNVPKSIKCDKGDRTRLCSDVLSFQQMSEQFNQDLSLSGKIPTGHFNDAFEFTGVWQKDAANTKTLAFDGVSITLCDIALEKTQVVLQDYVKNAVPSSWDPAALARFIEKYGTHVIVGVKVGGTDIIFAKQQYSSTLQPADVQKKLKEIADKFFSDGVGHYSTNNVRFHGKEKENELPLMNIRSRSYSELEVQDIKFLCRRKGGSGKNNLSHKEWCQSVLSQPDVISMSFIPITSLLNGINGSGFLTHAINLYLRYKPQVEELHQFLEFQLPRQWAPVFGELALGPERKPKSTASLQFSFMGPKLHVNTAMVDVGKKPVTGLRLYLEGKRSNHLAIHLQHLSSMPKTFQLQDDLDGNVSDHSAERKYYEKVQWKSFSHVCTAPVESYEDNSVVTGAHLEVRETGLKKVLFLKLHFSRVIRATRVKAPEWEGSPGLNQKSGIVSTLISTHFSTVQKPAPPRPSDVIVNSALYPGGPPVPTQMPKLLKFVDTTEMTRGPQDPPGYWVVSGARLLVEKGKISLKVKYSLLTVILPDEETPSY; from the exons ATGGCTTTGTGGAAGGGTATGGATTCAAGAGAAGCCATAGAAGGTGCTGTGAAATCAATAGGGCTGGGTTACGATCTTTGCAACTCTTTGAGGCTAAGACACTGCAAGAAGCAGAGATTGATAACAGGCATTGAAGAAAATGATGAACACGATGAGCTTCGAAGTGTTGAGGTTGCTCGTCGTGTTTTAATTCCAAATGTTCCGAAATCAATCAAGTGTGATAAAGGTGACCGCACCAGATTGTGTTCCGATGTTCTCTCTTTTCAGCAG ATGTCAGAGCAGTTCAACCAAGATCTGTCACTTTCTGGTAAAATTCCGACCGGCCATTTCAATGATGCTTTTGAGTTTACAGGTGTTTGGCAGAAAGATGCAGCAAATACAAAAACTCTTGCTTTTGATGGTGTCTCCATCACACTATGTGATATAGCACTTGAGAAAACCCAGGTTGTTCTTCAAGATTATGTAAAAAATGCAGTCCCTTCATCCTGGGATCCGGCTGCATTGGCGAG GTTCATTGAGAAGTATGGAACCCATGTTATAGTTGGCGTGAAAGTAGGTGGAACGGATATAATCTTCGCGAAGCAGCAGTACTCGTCTACTCTCCAACCAGCTGATGTACAGAAAAAATTGAAGGAGATAGCAGACAAGTTTTTCAGTGATGGAGTTGGACATTATAGCACAAATAATGTGAGATTTCATGGGAAGGAAAAG GAGAATGAGTTACCTCTCATGAACATTCGATCTCGTTCGTACTCCGAATTAGAG GTGCAAGATATAAAGTTCTTGTGCAGGAGGAAAGGTGGAAGTGGGAAAAATAACTTGTCCCATAAGGAATGGTGTCAAAGTGTTTTATCTCAGCCTGATGTTATCTCAATGTCATTCATACCAATTACATCTCTACTTAATGGAATAAATGGGAGTGGATTTTTAACACATGCCATTAATCTATATCTTCGGT ATAAACCACAAGTTGAAGAACTGCATCAATTTCTAGAGTTCCAACTTCCAAGGCAATGGGCCCCTGTATTTGGTGAGCTTGCTCTTGGTCCTGAAAGGAAGCCAAAATCTACTGCATCTTTGCAATTCAGTTTCATGGGTCCAAAGCTTCATGTAAACACAGCAATG GTTGATGTTGGCAAGAAGCCTGTGACCGGCCTTAGATTGTATTTAGAAGGAAAGAGAAGCAACCACTTGGCTATCCACTTGCAGCACCTTTCCTCCATGCCAAAGACCTTCCAACTTCAAGATGATCTCGATGGGAATGTATCCGATCACTCTGCGGAACGCAAGTACTATGAGAAGGTCCAGTGGAAGAGTTTCTCGCATGTTTGCACGGCCCCTGTCGAATCCTATGAAGACAATTCGGTAGTGACCGGAGCACATTTAGAAGTTAGAGAGACTGGTTTGAAGAAAGTTCTGTTCCTAAAGCTCCATTTCTCTAGAGTTATCAGAGCAACGCGCGTGAAAGCTCCAGAGTGGGAAGGATCTCCTGGTTTGAATCAGAAATCCGGAATAGTCTCTACTTTGATCAGTACTCATTTCTCAACCGTGCAAAAGCCGGCGCCACCACGACCGTCTGATGTAATAGTTAACTCTGCATTGTATCCTGGCGGCCCTCCAGTGCCTACGCAGATGCCAAAGCTTCTGAAGTTTGTTGACACAACAGAAATGACAAGAGGGCCACAAGACCCCCCTGGATACTGGGTTGTGTCTGGTGCAAGGCTTCTAGTGGAGAAGGGTAAAATATCACTCAAAGTGAAATATTCTCTTCTGACTGTGATATTACCTGATGAAGAGACTCCAAGTTATTGA
- the LOC107611748 gene encoding formin-like protein 20 isoform X1 codes for MSLFKKFFYRQPPDRLLEVSERVFVFDCCFSTNVMEKEAYKDYIGGIVADLQYLFPDASIMVFNFREGGTRSQISDVLAQFDMTVMEYPQQYEGCPLLPLEMVHHFLRSSESWLSVEGQQNVVLFHCERGGWPVLAFMLAGLQLYRKWYTAELRSLEMLYKLASKELLQLASPLNPQPSQLRYLQYVSRILGSEWSPQETPLLLYCLILRDLPLFGGGEGCRPIVRVYGPDPTRPANSSSNILFETPGSLIRHYPQAECTPVGIDIYCCVQGDVVLECIHLSEDLVHEEMMFRIMFHTAFVHSNILILRRDDIDVVWDSKEQFPKDFEAEVLFLDVYDLVHNLSPGNVSRDISDTESDSSDEFFEVEEIFTNTIDALEGRGEFGSPSDPLTSQDSTSDDGSHQQEVGMVESGINTVKDIVVDDVKYKFQGMTDSDPHEVRDIVVDEVEIKSNSTADNMDLQDEEVTIMQKNFDEGEEKHDLSMSHSAHKLHSSVNDPPLESTTT; via the exons ATGTCGCTGTTCAAAAAGTTCTTCTACCGGCAGCCGCCGGATCGACTCCTTGAGGTCTCCGAGAGGGTCTTTG TATTTGACTGTTGCTTCTCGACGAATGTGATGGAAAAAGAAGCGTACAAAGATTATATAGGGGGAATAGTAGCAGATCTACAATATCTGTTTCCAGATGCTTCAATCATGGTATTCAATTTCAGAGAAGGGGGAACGCGGAGCCAGATATCAGATGTGTTGGCACAATTTGACATGACGGTTATGGAGTACCCTCAGCAATATGAGGGTTGTCCATTACTCCCTCTGGAgatggtgcaccatttcctccGATCAAGTGAAAGCTGGTTGTCTGTGGAGGGGCAGCAAAACGTGGTGTTATTTCATTGCGAAAGGGGGGGTTGGCCTGTCTTGGCGTTCATGCTAGCAGGTCTTCAATTGTACAGGAAGTGGTATACAGCGGAGTTGAGGAGTCTTGAAATGCTGTACAAGCTAGCATCTAAAGAACTCTTGCAACTCGCATCTCCTTTGAATCCCCAACCTTCTCAGTTGAGATATCTCCAGTATGTTTCCAGAATTTTGGGTTCTGAGTGGTCTCCACAAGAAACACCCTTGCTTTTGTACTGTTTGATCCTCAGAGACCTTCCATTGTTTGGTGGTGGAGAAGGTTGCAGGCCAATTGTTCGTGTCTATGGTCCAGACCCTACAAGACCTGCCAATAGTAGCTCTAACATTCTTTTTGAAACTCCAGGTTCCCTCATTCGACACTACCCGCAG GCAGAATGTACACCCGTGGGAATTGATATCTATTGTTGTGTTCAAGGGGATGTTGTTCTTGAATGCATACATTTGAGTGAAGATTTAGTTCACGAGGAAATGATGTTTAGAATAATGTTTCATACTGCATTTGTTCACTCAAACATATTGATCTTGAGGCGTGACGATATTGATGTTGTGTGGGATTCAAAGGAGCAGTTTCCCAAGGACTTTGAAGCAGAG GTGCTTTTCTTGGACGTTTATGATCTTGTACATAATCTATCCCCAGGCAACGTAAGCCGAGATATAAGTGACACTGAAAGTGATTCATCAGATGAGTTCTTTGAAGTGGAAGAGATCTTTACGAATACAATTGATGCACTTGAAGGTAGAGGAGAATTTGGCTCTCCTTCAGATCCTCTTACTTCTCAAGACTCTACTTCAGATGATGGGAGTCACCAACAGGAGGTTGGAATGGTAGAATCCGGTATTAACACAGTTAAAGATATTGTTGTTGATGATGTCAAATATAAGTTTCAAGGGATGACAGATTCGGATCCTCATGAGGTTAGAGACATTGTTGTCGATGAAGTGGAGATTAAGTCGAATTCAACTGCAGACAATATGGATTTGCAAGATGAGGAGGTgacaattatgcagaaaaatttTGATGAAGGGGAGGAAAAGCATGATCTTTCTATGTCACATTCTGCTCATAAACTACATTCATCAGTTAATGACCCACCTCTTGAGTCAACCACAACTTAA
- the LOC107611748 gene encoding formin-like protein 20 isoform X2, with translation MEKEAYKDYIGGIVADLQYLFPDASIMVFNFREGGTRSQISDVLAQFDMTVMEYPQQYEGCPLLPLEMVHHFLRSSESWLSVEGQQNVVLFHCERGGWPVLAFMLAGLQLYRKWYTAELRSLEMLYKLASKELLQLASPLNPQPSQLRYLQYVSRILGSEWSPQETPLLLYCLILRDLPLFGGGEGCRPIVRVYGPDPTRPANSSSNILFETPGSLIRHYPQAECTPVGIDIYCCVQGDVVLECIHLSEDLVHEEMMFRIMFHTAFVHSNILILRRDDIDVVWDSKEQFPKDFEAEVLFLDVYDLVHNLSPGNVSRDISDTESDSSDEFFEVEEIFTNTIDALEGRGEFGSPSDPLTSQDSTSDDGSHQQEVGMVESGINTVKDIVVDDVKYKFQGMTDSDPHEVRDIVVDEVEIKSNSTADNMDLQDEEVTIMQKNFDEGEEKHDLSMSHSAHKLHSSVNDPPLESTTT, from the exons ATGGAAAAAGAAGCGTACAAAGATTATATAGGGGGAATAGTAGCAGATCTACAATATCTGTTTCCAGATGCTTCAATCATGGTATTCAATTTCAGAGAAGGGGGAACGCGGAGCCAGATATCAGATGTGTTGGCACAATTTGACATGACGGTTATGGAGTACCCTCAGCAATATGAGGGTTGTCCATTACTCCCTCTGGAgatggtgcaccatttcctccGATCAAGTGAAAGCTGGTTGTCTGTGGAGGGGCAGCAAAACGTGGTGTTATTTCATTGCGAAAGGGGGGGTTGGCCTGTCTTGGCGTTCATGCTAGCAGGTCTTCAATTGTACAGGAAGTGGTATACAGCGGAGTTGAGGAGTCTTGAAATGCTGTACAAGCTAGCATCTAAAGAACTCTTGCAACTCGCATCTCCTTTGAATCCCCAACCTTCTCAGTTGAGATATCTCCAGTATGTTTCCAGAATTTTGGGTTCTGAGTGGTCTCCACAAGAAACACCCTTGCTTTTGTACTGTTTGATCCTCAGAGACCTTCCATTGTTTGGTGGTGGAGAAGGTTGCAGGCCAATTGTTCGTGTCTATGGTCCAGACCCTACAAGACCTGCCAATAGTAGCTCTAACATTCTTTTTGAAACTCCAGGTTCCCTCATTCGACACTACCCGCAG GCAGAATGTACACCCGTGGGAATTGATATCTATTGTTGTGTTCAAGGGGATGTTGTTCTTGAATGCATACATTTGAGTGAAGATTTAGTTCACGAGGAAATGATGTTTAGAATAATGTTTCATACTGCATTTGTTCACTCAAACATATTGATCTTGAGGCGTGACGATATTGATGTTGTGTGGGATTCAAAGGAGCAGTTTCCCAAGGACTTTGAAGCAGAG GTGCTTTTCTTGGACGTTTATGATCTTGTACATAATCTATCCCCAGGCAACGTAAGCCGAGATATAAGTGACACTGAAAGTGATTCATCAGATGAGTTCTTTGAAGTGGAAGAGATCTTTACGAATACAATTGATGCACTTGAAGGTAGAGGAGAATTTGGCTCTCCTTCAGATCCTCTTACTTCTCAAGACTCTACTTCAGATGATGGGAGTCACCAACAGGAGGTTGGAATGGTAGAATCCGGTATTAACACAGTTAAAGATATTGTTGTTGATGATGTCAAATATAAGTTTCAAGGGATGACAGATTCGGATCCTCATGAGGTTAGAGACATTGTTGTCGATGAAGTGGAGATTAAGTCGAATTCAACTGCAGACAATATGGATTTGCAAGATGAGGAGGTgacaattatgcagaaaaatttTGATGAAGGGGAGGAAAAGCATGATCTTTCTATGTCACATTCTGCTCATAAACTACATTCATCAGTTAATGACCCACCTCTTGAGTCAACCACAACTTAA